Proteins encoded together in one Cicer arietinum cultivar CDC Frontier isolate Library 1 chromosome 4, Cicar.CDCFrontier_v2.0, whole genome shotgun sequence window:
- the LOC140920085 gene encoding uncharacterized protein, protein MCVSISIILYIVIEMNDTLYIYFYILYIFLYLCQCYNLFMYTSLLINLMLIVYTHILYYIYVWIWIYIYIDMASVSGVGGSAGGSGGSDGSGGTGTAAIRGISKTSRGKKKVAKRVVNDPSLMPMPSIGTSGGAIPLYPEVPVEPYTLDEIMDPGCVDCYNRIVIIPEGDGYLPFKSSAKAIAEVIQEKYKKPWLSWGEIKEDKTPQIREVDQFLHCFKTKCTWKREHDAAVLASFDHRFSKRLSSMLAYARNKGEEKRPNWIGENVWTALWRKWNTDAYKQKREKAKTNRASERGTSTHKGGSMSAGEIKYYMVIYYYL, encoded by the exons atgtgtgtttctatatctataatattatatattgtaattgaaatgaacgacaccttatatatatatttttatattttatatatatttctttatttatgtcagtgttataatttatttatgtatacttcattattaattaatcttatgttaattgtatacacacatatattatattatatatatgtatggatatggatatatatatatatagacatggcttcagtgtcgggagtaggaggatctgcaggaggatcaggaggttcggatggatcgggaggaacaggaacggcggcaatacgaggaatatccaaaacatcacgtggtaagaaaaaagttgctaaacgtgttgttaatgacccatctctcatgccgatgccgtccattggtactagtggtggagctattcctctatatccggaggtcccagtagagccttataccttagacgaaataatggatcccggatgtgttgattgctacaaccgcattgtcatcattccagaaggagatgg atatcttccttttaaatcatctgcaaaggcaattgctgaagtcatacaagagaaatataaaaaaccatggttgtcttggggtgagataaaagaggataagacacctcaaattagggaagttgatcagtttttacattgtttcaaa accaaatgcacttggaaaagagagcatgatgccgcagttttggcttcatttgaccatcgcttttcaaagcgtctctcatctatgttggcttacgcacgtaataagggggaggaaaaacggcctaattggattggtgaaaatgtttggactgctttgtggaggaaatggaacacagatgcttacaaacagaagagagaaaaagcaaagactaatagagcatctgagaggggtaccagtactcataagggaggttccatgtctgctggagaaattaaatattatatggtaatttattattatttataa